Proteins encoded together in one Bacteroides zoogleoformans window:
- a CDS encoding DUF6249 domain-containing protein has product MKRIILGLMLAMTFFSLAQGKNRIVRENDSEGNTKRVIELRDTMVNGETQTDTLSIMTYESSQSGENNSYSDDYRNESRQRHNNWSWDEFDLSGHASETLIAITAIVFVFGLPLLIIFTIFFFRYKNRKAKYRLAEQALANGQQLPGNFFKETSDTDNHTKGISSIFTGIGLFIFLWAITGRFAIGCIGLLIMFIGFGQLVIYYTQQSKGEHPFIRTDRDEKDKNSDVKTRGIESSNREKKNEEK; this is encoded by the coding sequence ATGAAACGTATCATTTTAGGTTTAATGCTTGCCATGACTTTTTTCAGCTTGGCACAAGGGAAAAACAGAATCGTAAGAGAGAATGACAGTGAAGGGAACACGAAAAGAGTCATCGAACTGAGAGACACCATGGTCAATGGGGAAACCCAAACAGACACACTCAGCATCATGACCTATGAAAGCAGCCAAAGCGGTGAAAACAACTCCTACTCCGATGACTACCGGAATGAGAGCCGCCAACGTCATAACAATTGGAGCTGGGATGAATTCGACCTTAGCGGCCATGCTTCTGAAACATTGATCGCCATAACAGCCATCGTTTTCGTATTCGGATTGCCCCTGCTCATCATATTCACCATCTTCTTCTTTCGTTACAAAAACCGGAAAGCCAAATACCGCCTTGCCGAACAAGCTTTGGCCAACGGACAACAACTTCCGGGAAACTTCTTCAAAGAGACATCGGATACCGACAACCATACCAAAGGCATCAGCAGTATATTCACCGGCATCGGTCTGTTCATCTTCCTCTGGGCCATCACCGGCCGCTTTGCCATCGGTTGCATCGGGCTACTGATCATGTTTATCGGTTTCGGACAATTGGTCATCTATTACACACAGCAAAGCAAAGGAGAACACCCTTTCATCCGCACAGATAGAGATGAAAAAGACAAGAACAGCGACGTTAAGACCAGAGGCATCGAAAGCAGCAACCGCGAAAAGAAGAATGAGGAGAAATGA
- the cls gene encoding cardiolipin synthase — protein MEYLKEIGYPATRNNEVKLLTSGREKFTDLFESIRHARHHIHLEYFNFRNDSIANALFELLARKADEGVEVRAMFDAFGNWSNNRPLKKRDLRSIRARGIEIVKFDPITFPWINHAAHRDHRKIAVIDGKIGYTGGMNIADYYIDGLPKIGEWHDMHLRLEGEAVHYLQSIFLTMWNRETGQHIGGPAYFPPPPQLPDSIASEITIVDRTPLETPRSISHAYTASIQAAQKSIRIVNPYFVPTKSIRQAIKNALKRGTEVEIMIPAVSDIYFTPEASFHIAHKLMKKGAGIYLFNGGFHHSKIMMVDGKFCTVGTANLNSRSLRYDYETNAFIFDAATTDQLNRMFERDKQNSTLMTPEYWKKRSTWKKFVGWIGNLLTPFL, from the coding sequence ATGGAATATCTGAAAGAGATAGGATATCCTGCTACACGAAACAATGAAGTAAAACTTCTGACGAGCGGCCGTGAAAAGTTTACCGATCTCTTTGAAAGCATTCGTCATGCCCGGCATCATATTCATCTGGAATACTTCAACTTCCGAAACGACTCCATAGCCAATGCGTTGTTCGAACTGTTAGCCCGAAAAGCAGATGAGGGTGTGGAGGTGCGTGCCATGTTCGATGCTTTCGGCAATTGGTCCAACAACCGCCCTCTGAAAAAGCGCGACCTCCGGTCCATCAGAGCACGAGGCATTGAAATAGTGAAATTCGACCCCATCACTTTTCCTTGGATAAACCATGCCGCACACCGGGATCATCGAAAAATAGCTGTGATTGACGGGAAAATAGGTTATACCGGCGGCATGAATATCGCCGACTATTACATCGACGGCTTACCCAAAATCGGTGAATGGCACGACATGCACCTACGCCTCGAAGGAGAGGCCGTGCATTATCTGCAAAGCATCTTCCTGACGATGTGGAACCGTGAAACCGGACAGCATATCGGAGGGCCTGCCTACTTTCCCCCTCCTCCTCAACTTCCTGACAGCATAGCAAGCGAAATAACCATCGTTGATCGCACTCCATTAGAAACCCCGCGCTCCATCAGCCATGCCTATACCGCTTCCATTCAAGCGGCACAGAAAAGCATCCGAATCGTAAACCCCTACTTCGTGCCTACCAAATCCATTCGCCAAGCAATAAAAAATGCCTTGAAAAGAGGCACAGAGGTGGAAATCATGATACCCGCCGTATCCGACATTTACTTTACTCCCGAAGCTTCATTCCACATAGCGCATAAACTAATGAAGAAAGGAGCCGGAATTTATCTCTTTAACGGCGGTTTCCATCACTCCAAAATCATGATGGTGGATGGAAAGTTCTGTACCGTAGGCACTGCCAACCTCAACAGCCGCAGCCTGCGCTATGATTATGAAACGAATGCTTTCATCTTCGATGCGGCAACTACCGACCAACTGAACCGGATGTTTGAACGAGACAAACAGAACAGCACGCTGATGA
- a CDS encoding RNA polymerase sigma factor has translation MNQLDDISLVAQVVAFHNTKAFDRLVKKYQSPVRRFFLHQTCGDRELSDDLAQDTFIKAYTNIASFKNLSGFSTWLYRIAYNVFYDYIRSRKETDDLETYQVDAQCSTLQKDIGQEMDIYRALASLKEMERTCITLFYMEDQSIEKIAGITGCPAGTVKSHLSRAKEKMASYLKQNGYDGK, from the coding sequence ATGAACCAACTCGATGACATCTCGTTAGTCGCACAGGTCGTGGCATTTCACAACACCAAAGCTTTCGACCGGCTGGTGAAGAAATACCAATCGCCCGTACGACGGTTCTTCTTACACCAGACCTGCGGCGACCGAGAATTGAGTGACGATTTGGCGCAAGACACTTTCATCAAGGCTTATACGAACATCGCTTCATTCAAAAATCTGTCCGGCTTCTCCACCTGGCTCTATCGTATTGCTTATAATGTTTTTTATGACTATATTCGCAGCCGGAAAGAAACGGATGATTTGGAGACATACCAAGTGGATGCCCAGTGCAGCACGCTACAGAAAGACATCGGACAAGAAATGGACATCTATCGCGCATTGGCTTCACTGAAAGAAATGGAACGCACCTGCATCACGCTCTTTTACATGGAAGACCAAAGCATCGAGAAGATTGCGGGTATCACCGGATGCCCCGCGGGAACGGTAAAAAGCCACCTCTCGCGGGCAAAAGAAAAAATGGCTTCCTATCTAAAACAAAATGGTTATGATGGAAAATGA
- a CDS encoding bifunctional nuclease family protein: MNKKKIELQVQNISNSQEQAGAYAMVLGEVGGDRQLPVIIGASEAQAMLIELKKILPPRPMTHNLFASVLETLGVKLLRILIYKAENGIFCSYLYLKAEETILRVDARTSDAVTLALRMNAPIFIYEDILEAESLKTGGQAADPTASSHPDKEKFLQEDSLEMLKEALQKAIEDENYERAAFLRDQIRNLEKE, translated from the coding sequence ATGAATAAGAAAAAGATAGAACTGCAAGTGCAGAACATTTCCAACAGTCAGGAACAGGCAGGTGCTTATGCCATGGTTTTGGGTGAAGTGGGAGGCGACAGACAGCTCCCGGTCATTATCGGTGCTTCCGAAGCCCAAGCCATGCTTATCGAACTAAAAAAGATACTCCCTCCTCGTCCGATGACCCACAACCTGTTCGCCTCCGTGCTCGAGACGTTAGGCGTAAAATTGTTGCGTATCCTTATCTATAAAGCAGAAAACGGCATTTTTTGTTCTTACCTTTACCTGAAGGCTGAAGAAACGATTCTCCGCGTTGATGCCCGTACCAGCGATGCCGTGACTTTGGCTTTACGCATGAATGCCCCTATCTTTATCTACGAAGACATTCTGGAAGCAGAGAGTCTGAAAACCGGAGGGCAAGCAGCCGATCCTACAGCAAGCAGTCATCCTGACAAAGAAAAGTTTTTACAGGAAGATTCGCTTGAGATGCTGAAAGAAGCACTGCAAAAAGCCATCGAAGATGAGAATTATGAGCGCGCAGCCTTTTTGAGAGACCAAATCAGAAACTTGGAGAAAGAATAA
- a CDS encoding ATP-binding cassette domain-containing protein, with protein MNSIRLQKTLPTVFADRNAITSDIWHRDITFDKGKRYLIEAASGTGKSSLCSYLYGYRHDYQGIINFDGQNIRSLSVDGWVDIRKQSLSILFQELRLFPELSALENVQLKNRLTDYKKKKDILALFEQLGIADKGNEKVGKLSFGQQQRVAFVRCLCQPFDFIFLDEPVSHLDDENGAVMSRILSDEAERQGAGILITSIGKHLRMEYDHVFKL; from the coding sequence ATGAACAGTATCCGCTTACAGAAAACACTCCCCACTGTATTTGCCGACCGCAACGCCATCACTTCGGATATATGGCACCGAGACATTACGTTCGACAAAGGGAAACGATATTTGATAGAAGCAGCCTCCGGCACCGGTAAATCATCGCTATGCAGCTACCTATACGGATATCGTCACGACTATCAAGGCATCATCAATTTTGACGGGCAGAATATACGCTCTCTTTCTGTTGACGGGTGGGTGGATATCCGCAAACAATCGCTCAGCATCCTCTTTCAGGAACTGCGCCTTTTTCCGGAGCTCTCTGCACTTGAGAACGTACAATTAAAGAACCGACTCACCGATTATAAAAAGAAGAAGGATATCCTTGCCCTCTTCGAACAACTCGGAATTGCCGACAAAGGAAACGAAAAAGTAGGAAAACTCTCTTTCGGCCAGCAACAAAGAGTAGCTTTCGTCCGTTGCCTCTGCCAACCTTTCGACTTCATCTTTCTGGACGAACCGGTCAGCCATTTGGACGATGAGAACGGAGCCGTCATGAGCCGCATCCTTTCGGACGAAGCAGAAAGGCAAGGAGCGGGCATTCTGATAACTTCTATCGGGAAACACTTAAGGATGGAATATGACCACGTATTCAAATTATGA
- a CDS encoding DEAD/DEAH box helicase: MRTSKMNDGTTHKSKNKRSKSKKQVKKIPWQYKPEGVDLKTWQVLLRKQAAKDLNMTVCCADEKKSPGEYIVRNRHLGREYKVVYRGAKSPWNYCSCMDFKTSQLGTCKHLEAVKLWIRKGRRVHSEIPPYTSVYIDYSKGRQVRIRIGSDHAEEFRMLAKDYFNKDDSLKPSSYKHFNVFLQRAREIDNTFRCYQDALNYVLEKREHEQREKWVGTLVKEDFEDLLRTRLYPYQEKGILFAAEAGRCIIADEMGLGKTIQAIGTSELLRKKGYVNSTLIMCPTSLKYQWKREIERFTGQTVRVIEGDHLKRREQYGAPEAYKIVSYYAVCNDIKVLGDMEADMLIIDEVQRLKNWDTQIAKAARKIKSHYAVILSGTPLENKLEELYSIIELVDQFCLGPYYLFRNRYIITDNKGATLGYRNLNEISGRLKPCLIRRKKSDVKLQMPTRQDKNLMVPMTKEQMEVHDEAKWRVSCLLKKWEKMHFLSETDRNRLIQNLQQMRMVCDSTYILDQKTRFDTKVDEVMNIVSNIVESGDEKVVIFSQWERMTRLMAKEMDAKGIRYEYLHGGVPSIKRKDLVNNFTDIPEIRVFLSTDAGSTGLNLQAASVLINIDLPWNPAVLEQRVARIYRIGQKKNIQVVNLVSAHTFEEDMLGKLRFKASMFEGVLDGGEDTIFAGNSKFKDMMEQLSTAMDDSERGSFADESTIDKSDEEPKRQEEENSEPIVHTTDEEDILQTERFSDTAEQQVGHSGLDSQGKEHEKHNTVDSRKLAEQGLSFFSGLAHILQSPETTRDFVNEIVEENPETGETVLKIPVKDKETVTRLLSGLANLWETLSVQSTKENY; encoded by the coding sequence ATGAGGACTTCCAAAATGAACGACGGTACGACGCATAAGTCGAAAAATAAAAGGTCGAAAAGCAAGAAACAAGTAAAGAAAATTCCTTGGCAGTATAAACCGGAAGGAGTGGACTTAAAGACATGGCAGGTGCTATTACGCAAACAAGCGGCCAAAGATTTGAATATGACTGTATGCTGTGCCGACGAGAAAAAGTCTCCCGGAGAATACATAGTAAGGAACAGGCATCTCGGCAGAGAATACAAAGTCGTATACCGTGGTGCCAAGAGCCCTTGGAACTATTGTTCTTGCATGGATTTCAAAACGTCACAATTGGGAACTTGCAAGCATCTGGAGGCCGTCAAGTTGTGGATAAGGAAAGGAAGACGCGTCCATTCCGAGATACCTCCTTATACTTCGGTTTACATTGATTATAGTAAGGGCCGGCAGGTACGCATCCGTATCGGCAGCGACCATGCGGAAGAATTCCGTATGCTTGCAAAAGATTATTTCAATAAGGATGACAGTCTGAAACCGTCTTCTTATAAACATTTTAACGTATTCCTGCAACGAGCCCGCGAGATTGACAACACTTTCCGTTGCTATCAGGATGCTCTTAACTATGTATTGGAAAAGCGCGAACATGAACAACGTGAAAAATGGGTGGGTACATTGGTTAAAGAAGATTTTGAAGACCTCCTCCGCACCCGGCTCTATCCTTATCAGGAAAAAGGCATTCTGTTCGCTGCTGAAGCCGGACGTTGCATTATTGCTGACGAAATGGGATTAGGTAAAACCATTCAAGCCATCGGTACATCGGAATTATTGCGTAAAAAAGGTTATGTAAACAGTACCCTTATCATGTGTCCTACCTCCTTGAAATATCAATGGAAAAGAGAGATTGAACGGTTCACAGGACAGACCGTACGGGTAATCGAAGGAGATCACTTGAAACGGCGTGAGCAATATGGCGCGCCTGAGGCCTACAAAATTGTTTCTTATTACGCAGTTTGCAACGATATCAAGGTGTTAGGAGACATGGAGGCCGATATGCTGATTATTGATGAGGTGCAGCGGCTGAAGAATTGGGATACGCAGATAGCCAAGGCCGCACGGAAGATTAAATCGCACTATGCGGTAATTCTTTCCGGTACACCTTTGGAAAACAAGCTTGAGGAACTTTATTCCATTATCGAACTGGTGGATCAATTCTGCTTAGGACCTTACTATCTATTCCGCAACCGTTACATCATCACGGATAATAAAGGCGCTACGCTGGGGTATCGGAATTTGAACGAGATAAGCGGGCGGTTGAAGCCGTGCCTCATCCGCAGGAAGAAAAGTGACGTGAAGCTCCAGATGCCCACACGCCAGGACAAGAACTTGATGGTCCCGATGACAAAAGAGCAGATGGAGGTACATGATGAGGCAAAATGGCGTGTGTCGTGCCTTTTGAAGAAATGGGAGAAGATGCATTTCCTTTCCGAGACAGACCGCAACCGGCTGATTCAAAATCTCCAACAGATGAGGATGGTCTGCGACAGTACCTACATCCTTGACCAAAAGACACGTTTCGATACGAAAGTGGACGAGGTGATGAACATTGTAAGCAACATTGTTGAGAGCGGTGATGAAAAAGTGGTTATATTCAGCCAATGGGAGCGTATGACACGACTGATGGCCAAAGAGATGGACGCGAAAGGAATCCGTTACGAATATCTTCATGGCGGTGTGCCTTCCATCAAGCGTAAGGATTTGGTCAACAACTTCACCGACATCCCCGAAATCCGTGTGTTCCTTTCTACGGATGCCGGAAGTACGGGATTGAACCTTCAAGCAGCTTCCGTCCTCATCAATATCGACTTACCTTGGAATCCTGCTGTGTTAGAACAACGCGTGGCCCGCATCTACCGCATTGGGCAAAAGAAGAACATACAGGTGGTAAACTTAGTATCTGCCCATACCTTCGAGGAGGATATGCTTGGTAAGCTGCGGTTTAAGGCATCAATGTTCGAAGGCGTACTGGACGGAGGCGAGGATACAATCTTTGCCGGAAACAGCAAGTTCAAGGATATGATGGAACAGCTCAGCACCGCCATGGACGATTCTGAGCGTGGGTCTTTCGCAGATGAATCTACCATTGACAAAAGCGATGAAGAGCCGAAACGGCAGGAAGAGGAAAACAGCGAACCTATTGTTCACACTACAGATGAAGAAGATATCTTGCAAACGGAAAGGTTCTCCGACACAGCTGAGCAGCAAGTAGGTCACAGCGGCTTGGATAGCCAAGGGAAAGAGCATGAAAAACATAATACTGTCGATTCGCGCAAGCTTGCCGAACAAGGATTATCATTTTTCAGCGGACTGGCTCACATATTACAGTCGCCGGAGACTACACGGGATTTTGTGAATGAAATAGTCGAAGAGAATCCCGAAACAGGCGAGACAGTGCTAAAAATTCCGGTTAAAGATAAAGAAACGGTAACCCGGCTCCTTAGCGGCCTTGCAAATTTATGGGAAACGTTGTCAGTCCAAAGTACAAAAGAGAACTACTGA
- a CDS encoding TonB-dependent receptor — protein MKKYICFVMGALCLLLSSTVYAEDLKSTDANIVGHVIEKNSGEHLPYISVSLKGTTIGTMTDATGHYFLKNLPEGEFTLLVSAVGYKSQEHKVVLKRGKTLEENFELEEDMIALDGVVVSANRNETARRLAPTLVKVVTPKLFELTNSHTLSQGLVFQPGVRVETDCQNCGYSQVRINGLNGKYTQILIDSRPIFSALAGVYGLEQIPANMIERVEVVRGGGSALFGSSAIAGTVNIITKEPVRNSGTFSHTISNFNGSGSFDNNTALNFSLVSSDNKMGAYVYGQNRHRSAWDSNSDGFSELPKLKNQTIGMNAYYRTSTYSKLSLEYHHMEEFRRGGSGFDLPPHIAEDADLNGTGEEGLVEQLKHSIDAGGLKFTAFSKDQKHTFSAYASAQHIARDSYYSAYGMTTDFTGVLGAQYIYRFDKCLFMPSDLTGGVEFNHDNLHDKATDRQKYRNAALKEDPNATGDRLKQLIAKYTPAPLNQIVNIASAYVQNEWKNEQWSFLIGGRIDKNSIMDKAIFSPRANIRYNPSQDVNIRLSYAEGFRAPQAFDEDLHISNVGGELVSIVRAKGLKEERSRSVNASVDWYHYFGDFQANLLVEGFYTRLIDPFFLTPPVDDPKGSNYLIRTRINGPGAKVYGGTLEGKIAYRDKVQMQAGLTLQRSLYDSPVEWSEDKEHLSEAARRSDKMLRTPDVYGYFTATYTPAKAFSIALNGNYTGRMYVPHLLSEVNETADVLVKSPSFFELGAKLAYDIDFSGICLQLNAGMQNIFNSYQKDFDKGASRDSGYIYGPGTPRTYFAGLKLSF, from the coding sequence ATGAAAAAATATATATGTTTTGTGATGGGGGCACTATGTCTGTTACTCTCATCCACCGTTTATGCCGAAGATTTGAAAAGTACCGATGCCAATATCGTCGGTCACGTGATTGAAAAAAACTCAGGTGAGCATTTGCCTTACATATCCGTTTCCTTGAAAGGGACTACCATTGGAACCATGACCGATGCCACCGGACATTATTTCCTGAAGAACCTGCCCGAAGGAGAATTTACGCTGCTGGTCAGTGCGGTGGGGTATAAGTCGCAGGAACATAAGGTTGTACTGAAACGCGGTAAAACCTTGGAGGAAAACTTTGAATTGGAAGAGGATATGATTGCGTTGGACGGTGTGGTTGTTTCCGCCAACCGTAACGAGACTGCCCGTCGTCTGGCACCGACGTTGGTCAAGGTGGTCACTCCGAAATTGTTTGAACTGACTAACTCACACACGCTGTCGCAAGGTCTGGTGTTTCAGCCCGGCGTACGTGTAGAGACCGACTGTCAGAATTGCGGCTATTCGCAAGTGCGCATCAACGGACTGAATGGAAAATACACCCAGATACTGATAGATTCACGCCCCATCTTCTCGGCTTTGGCAGGCGTTTACGGGCTGGAACAGATTCCCGCCAATATGATAGAGCGTGTGGAAGTGGTGCGCGGAGGAGGTTCCGCTTTGTTCGGCTCCTCGGCCATTGCGGGAACGGTGAATATCATTACGAAAGAACCTGTCCGCAATTCCGGCACGTTCTCTCACACCATTTCCAATTTCAACGGCTCCGGTTCGTTTGACAACAATACGGCGTTGAACTTTTCTCTGGTCTCCTCGGACAATAAAATGGGAGCTTACGTATATGGGCAGAACAGACATCGTTCGGCATGGGACTCTAACAGCGACGGCTTCTCCGAACTGCCCAAACTGAAAAACCAGACCATCGGCATGAATGCTTATTATAGAACAAGCACTTACTCCAAGTTGAGTCTGGAATACCACCACATGGAAGAATTCCGTCGCGGAGGAAGCGGCTTTGACTTGCCTCCCCATATCGCTGAGGATGCCGACTTGAACGGCACGGGCGAGGAGGGACTTGTGGAGCAACTGAAACACTCCATCGATGCCGGCGGACTGAAGTTTACCGCCTTTTCCAAAGACCAAAAGCATACGTTCAGCGCATACGCCTCTGCCCAGCATATTGCGCGCGACAGCTATTATAGCGCCTACGGCATGACGACCGACTTTACCGGAGTGTTGGGTGCCCAATACATCTATCGTTTCGACAAATGCTTGTTTATGCCTTCCGACCTGACGGGTGGCGTGGAGTTTAATCACGACAACCTGCACGACAAGGCAACGGACAGGCAGAAATACCGCAATGCCGCTTTGAAGGAAGACCCCAATGCGACGGGCGACCGACTGAAGCAACTGATAGCCAAATATACACCTGCTCCGTTGAATCAGATTGTCAACATTGCAAGCGCCTACGTGCAGAACGAATGGAAAAATGAGCAGTGGAGCTTTTTGATTGGCGGTCGCATAGACAAGAACAGCATCATGGACAAAGCTATCTTCAGTCCTCGTGCCAATATCCGCTACAATCCCAGTCAGGATGTGAATATCCGTTTAAGTTATGCCGAAGGTTTCCGTGCGCCGCAGGCTTTCGATGAAGATTTGCACATCAGCAACGTGGGCGGAGAATTGGTATCCATCGTACGCGCCAAAGGGCTGAAGGAAGAACGCTCGCGCAGTGTCAACGCTTCGGTGGACTGGTATCATTATTTCGGAGACTTTCAGGCAAACCTATTGGTGGAAGGGTTCTATACCAGACTTATCGACCCGTTTTTCCTGACACCTCCGGTAGATGACCCGAAGGGCAGCAACTATCTGATACGAACCCGTATTAACGGTCCCGGTGCAAAAGTGTACGGAGGCACACTGGAGGGCAAGATTGCTTATCGTGACAAGGTGCAGATGCAGGCAGGGCTGACCTTGCAGCGCAGCCTTTACGATTCGCCCGTGGAATGGAGTGAAGATAAAGAACATCTGTCAGAGGCTGCACGCCGCAGCGACAAAATGCTCCGTACTCCCGATGTATATGGATACTTTACTGCCACGTATACCCCCGCAAAGGCTTTCTCAATAGCTCTGAACGGAAACTATACCGGACGGATGTATGTGCCTCATTTGCTGTCGGAGGTAAACGAAACGGCAGATGTATTGGTGAAGAGTCCGAGTTTCTTTGAGTTGGGAGCTAAACTGGCATACGATATCGACTTTTCCGGTATCTGTTTACAGCTTAATGCGGGCATGCAGAATATCTTCAATTCCTATCAAAAGGATTTTGATAAAGGGGCAAGCCGCGATTCCGGTTACATTTATGGTCCGGGCACTCCACGCACTTACTTTGCAGGATTGAAACTGAGCTTTTAA
- a CDS encoding DUF4836 family protein: protein MKKNLLFRLLPLLTLVFILCACSKTEKTEYTHAIPANATEVAAIDMKAIVEKAGLNTPANREMWQKLFSLLLDGSNPALFKQLEAIAEHPEEMGIDWNAPIFAFKAVSLHSMVATIKVDDLKKLEVLIKTLAEKNFCNAPVKADGYYTTNIGEAGIQLAFNDGTLLVVYGGSAARLKKLSAAVTALMKQPADKSIHANPFFAPMMKQKGDIRLLATPDTLPFDIRGVLNWPQGTQLYGYLLFENGRIYACLQRAGFNGETRESNQPFHPRNTRELQLAMAQMMQGVPFNIELTKEELLTVTNLRALMVFAADEPEVQTLYQLINKIDVLNARGDSNRTTFTVVLQDKKNNSLKQLADFGKQFIGL, encoded by the coding sequence ATGAAAAAGAATTTATTATTCCGGTTGTTACCCCTTTTGACACTGGTGTTCATACTCTGCGCATGCAGTAAAACCGAAAAAACGGAATATACCCACGCCATCCCTGCCAATGCGACCGAAGTGGCTGCCATCGACATGAAAGCCATTGTAGAGAAAGCGGGATTAAACACTCCCGCCAATCGGGAAATGTGGCAGAAACTCTTCAGTCTGCTGCTTGATGGTAGTAATCCTGCACTTTTCAAACAGTTGGAGGCCATAGCAGAACATCCAGAGGAAATGGGAATAGACTGGAATGCACCAATATTCGCATTCAAAGCAGTTTCACTGCACAGCATGGTTGCCACCATCAAAGTGGACGACCTGAAGAAATTGGAGGTTCTGATTAAGACACTTGCCGAGAAGAATTTCTGTAACGCTCCTGTCAAGGCGGACGGATATTACACGACCAACATTGGAGAAGCAGGCATACAACTGGCTTTTAATGACGGCACATTGCTAGTTGTCTATGGTGGAAGCGCTGCACGGCTAAAGAAATTATCGGCAGCCGTCACTGCTTTGATGAAGCAGCCCGCCGATAAAAGTATACATGCCAATCCTTTCTTCGCACCTATGATGAAACAAAAAGGAGACATACGCCTGCTTGCTACTCCCGACACCCTGCCTTTTGACATACGCGGTGTGCTGAACTGGCCGCAAGGCACGCAACTCTACGGTTATCTGCTGTTTGAGAACGGAAGAATATATGCTTGCCTGCAACGTGCCGGTTTCAACGGAGAAACCCGTGAAAGCAATCAACCCTTTCATCCCCGGAACACGAGAGAACTGCAATTGGCGATGGCACAAATGATGCAGGGTGTACCTTTCAACATAGAACTGACTAAAGAGGAACTGCTGACCGTGACCAATCTGCGAGCCCTCATGGTATTCGCAGCCGATGAGCCTGAAGTTCAGACCCTCTATCAACTTATCAACAAAATTGATGTATTGAATGCACGGGGCGACAGCAACCGTACCACCTTCACCGTTGTTTTGCAGGACAAAAAAAACAACTCCTTAAAGCAGCTCGCTGATTTTGGCAAACAATTCATAGGGTTGTGA
- a CDS encoding 16S rRNA (uracil(1498)-N(3))-methyltransferase encodes MHVFYTPDIRTCAELPEEEATHAIRVLRLQAGDKVTLTDGKGNFYCAEITIATHKRCLVHILETLPQPPLWEGHLHIAMAPTKNMDRTEWFAEKATEIGFDELTFLNCRFSERKIIKTERISKILISAIKQSLKARLPRLNEMTDFKKFVAQPFEGQKFIAHCYEGEKPLLKEVLTPGLDVVILIGPEGDFSEEEVQIAEAYGFRPVSLGKSRLRTETAALVACHLLNLQNQR; translated from the coding sequence ATGCATGTCTTCTATACACCTGACATACGAACTTGCGCGGAACTTCCTGAGGAAGAAGCCACACATGCCATACGCGTATTGCGCCTGCAAGCCGGAGACAAGGTGACTTTGACGGACGGAAAAGGGAATTTCTATTGTGCCGAAATCACTATCGCTACTCACAAACGTTGTCTTGTCCATATTCTGGAAACTCTCCCTCAACCTCCTTTATGGGAGGGGCATCTCCACATAGCCATGGCCCCCACCAAGAATATGGATCGCACGGAATGGTTTGCCGAGAAAGCCACCGAGATAGGATTTGACGAACTGACATTCCTTAATTGCCGCTTTTCCGAACGGAAGATCATCAAAACAGAGCGTATTTCCAAAATACTCATCTCTGCCATCAAGCAATCACTCAAAGCACGCCTGCCCCGCCTGAACGAAATGACCGACTTCAAGAAATTCGTGGCGCAGCCTTTTGAGGGGCAAAAGTTCATAGCCCATTGCTACGAAGGCGAGAAACCGTTGCTGAAAGAGGTGCTGACTCCCGGCCTCGATGTTGTAATCCTTATCGGTCCCGAAGGAGATTTCAGTGAAGAAGAAGTGCAGATAGCCGAAGCATATGGTTTCCGTCCTGTCAGTCTGGGGAAATCACGCCTGCGCACAGAGACGGCAGCCCTTGTGGCATGCCACCTGCTAAACTTACAAAACCAACGATAG
- a CDS encoding DUF5056 domain-containing protein, giving the protein MMENDNDKLLTSFFAEHRKEIADNGFSRRVLRQLPNRSQRLSLVWNIFCITLALVLLITLDGLQATLNTLREAFQAVVQCGAAELDYESLAIAAMVLLYFAYHKISSLA; this is encoded by the coding sequence ATGATGGAAAATGACAATGATAAACTCCTGACTTCCTTCTTCGCCGAACACCGGAAAGAAATAGCCGACAACGGATTCAGCCGCCGTGTGCTGCGCCAATTGCCCAACCGCAGCCAACGCTTGTCACTGGTTTGGAACATCTTCTGTATCACGCTTGCCCTTGTGTTGCTCATCACTCTTGACGGACTACAGGCAACACTCAACACCCTACGCGAGGCTTTCCAGGCAGTAGTGCAATGCGGAGCTGCAGAACTCGATTATGAATCTTTGGCTATAGCCGCAATGGTACTGCTTTATTTCGCCTACCACAAGATTTCCTCGTTGGCATAA